From Centroberyx gerrardi isolate f3 chromosome 10, fCenGer3.hap1.cur.20231027, whole genome shotgun sequence:
acagtTATGACTAATTCATTAATTTCCCCATTCATGTTACTGCAGGCTTCTTGAGACAGAGTCAGAGCAGATGAGATTTATCTGATGTGTCACGCTGACAACCCCCTTCAAAAGAATGGAGCTTTGGCGTCAAGCCACATCAAAAGGTCACCATATTGCTCCCTTTGAGGGAAATGTCACTGTCAAACTGAGTCAGATATAAGAACAGAGAGAGTCCAGCAATCCATGATTTCTCTCCTCTGACCTTCCAGGAGAGTAGCTGTCTTTTCTACTTTTTAGGTCTTTTTTGTTATTACACCTCCATTTAGCATTATTCATTAACACTTGCTTAAATCTGGCGTAAGGTTCTTTTAATGAAAGTTCACATAATGCTCATGTAACAGAGTTGTTAATACATGTATAATTACACTAAAcctgttattttaatttgtatacCTGACAGTTTTCTTCTACCTCCACTTCTGCtgtcatataggctacagtatgtacagtaagaGCCCCACCTCCTGCACCCCTCCTTCTCCTAGCCCCCATAAACTTCCTGTCCCCCCTTCACCTCTCCCCTTTTGCTGTGTTCCCCTATGGGAGAGGTGGGTGTCATTTTTCCTCCCGTATTATCACAATCCATCTTATAGTTTCTTATCAttcatatttctatttttgttaTCCCTACTGTCATAAAGTCTGGGTGCACCTGTTAGTTTATAGATTGTCATTTATTGGCCCTTATATAAAGTTATATTTAACAACGAAATCTGCTAGCTAAAAACTGTAGGAGTTAAGCTAAcattccccctttttttcttcattaattTCATTTGTGTAGGAGCTGGAGTGACATATTCACTTggaggatttgttttgttttatttcatgtcaggtatgtttattgtgttttatatatatatttttaagtttaGTAGCGTCATACCGTATTTTAAGCCACAATCATGTGGTGACGATAGCTTCCCCCTTTTGCTGTGTTCTCCTATGGGAGAGGAGCTGGAGTGACATATTCACTTggaggatttgttttgttttatttcatgtcgGGTCAGAATAAACGGACGTCAGGTCCAAAGACATCCTGGTTTTGGGTCCTTCCTTCACCTTCCACACAACGCAGAATTTCACCGGTTACACTCAGGCACATTACGTTAGCTTTCCTTAACCTTGTGGTATTCACTTAAATTGAAATGTGGAAAATCGCAATTGACAGCAATCACTTCCAACATTAACAAAACATCATTCCATTAGCCTGATTTCATTCAAATGTTTACCTGGGAACCCGCTGCTAGTCATTAAAACTATTgcctaaaaaaaacaaggaggTTGTTTTTTGTGGGAACTGATGAATTAAGATTTTGACCAGGACAAGCTTATTGGTGTGCCTCCCAATACAGCCTTACTATAGAACTACATTATGTGCTCCACCTTCTTTtggtttttgtactttttgtcaTTACACTCTTGCATACCCAGCAAAAAAGCCCCCTTTATCCAATTAAGTACCCTTTCACCAAATAGAAAAGGTAATCCTATTTGCCTCAAAGGTGTCCATGATTGTGAAGTTTGTCTTTCAATTAACACCAATCACAGTTGTGAAATTAACCTTTCTACAGCCGCTTgcttttaaattaaattttctCAATTTCAATTATCACAACATTGAATACAGCTCTTAGTAGAGTTGGGTTTAGGGCTCATCTATACCTGCAGTGCCAATAATTATAGAGGACAGTGCTTGTTACCCCATCTAGTGGTAAAGAAGTTTGAATGAAGCAAAGCAGATCTGATTTAAGGTTGTTTGGGAGGAAAAACAGGCTCATTAAAGTTAGAAATAGAGGTTGACTTCTCATGTAATTTTACTGTTATATAAAGGTCATAAGAAAAATTATGGCAGTCTTGTGTGTACATAGGAAATAACAGCCCTTTGAACAAATgcaggagataaaaaaaataaaaaaaaggagcaaTTCTATTTTATGGCCAATAGATGTCAGTCTCCCCCATATTTTCATGGATCTCAGAAACCCAGTGACTCCACGAACGGGGGGAGATGGTAATAACTGAGGAAACCCCAAACTGGGGTATTTGTCTTGTGATGCAAACTGTATCACACGCTGTGTTCACTGAGGCTGTACAGTGGGGAGAAATAGGTGCTTTGCATGCTATTATGTGAATCAATATCCTTATATTCTCTCCAGAGGTTGTACCATTCTTTGATTTGACTCTCCCTATACTGGCAAGAGACAAGTTTCCACCAGGCCCACCTGAGCTTGAATGGTGCAGGAGGACCAGATGAAAGTCTGAACTTCAATAGAACCAACTGTGCTAGAATATCCTATCATGTTGCACACcaaggacttttattttggttgaaaataatttcttttttattttcacaccCAGCCTCCTGTTTGCCCTCAAGCTCTTTTGCCTTATCAGAGATATTTCTAGTGAGAGCACACCAGCATTGCTCATATtatcaaagtgttttttttcttttggcatttctgctttaggatagtggagagagacaggaaagagagaggggatgacatgcagcacgggccagattcaaacctgtGCCGCTACGACAAAGACTTAGCCTTAGCACATGCTCTAGCAGTTGAACCACCCCGGGCCGCCCCATCAGTGTTTTTATAGGTAGATTTAGTGTGAACTTCACTCAAACATAAATCATTGAATGCAACAATTTTACCTTTGTTAGATTGGATTTAGTTGGGAATTTTTTagactttttcttgttttatttcattttcttatttttgttgGCTAAATTGAACAGTACGCTTCCAGCAGAATTGTTTTTTCCCATCTGAATTAACAGTTTGAGCACTGAATTTCATCTATGTTGATAATGACAGTcaagcaatttaaaaaaaaaatgttatctgTTTGTTCCGTCTACATTGTGATATTATTGTTCAGTTAAAACAGttaacatctcaaaaacattGCTATCCATCAAACTCCACACTGCTGATGACATTCAGAATCACTTCATGAAGTTTTCAAGTAATTTCTCCAGGTTTTGGTAGCAGGCACCATGGTGGGGTAGCAGGCACCAGGGTGGGGTAGCAGGCACCAGGGTGGGGTAGTAGACATCAGGGTGGGGTAGCAGACACCAGGGTGGGGTAGCAGGCACCAGGGTGGGGTACTAGACATCAGGGTGGGGTAGCAGCAGGCATCAGGGTATGGTAGCAGGCATCAGGGTGGGGAGCAGGCATCAGGGTGGGGAGCAGGCATCAGGGTGGGATAGTAGGCATCAGGGTGCATCAGGGTGGGGAGCAGGCATCAGGGTGGGGAGCAGGCATCAGGGTGGGATAGTAGGCATCAGGGTGCATCAGGGTGGGGAGCAGACATCGGTGGGATAGCAGGCATCAGGGTGTATCAGGGTGTGGTAGCAGGCGTCAGGGTGAGGTAGCAGGCACCAGGATGGGGTAGCAGGCGTCAGGGTGAGGTAGCAGGCATCAGGGTGGGGTAGCAGGCATCAGGGTGGGGTAGCAGGCATCAGGGTGAAGTAGCAGGCATCAGGGTATGGTAGCAGGCATCAGGGTATGGTAGCAGGCATCAGGGTGTGGTAGCAGGCATCAGGGTGAGGTAGCAGGCATCAGGGTATGGTAGCAGGCATCAGGGTGTGGTAGCAGGCATCAGGGTGGGGTAGCAGGCATCAGGGTGGGGTAGCAGGCATCAGGGTGAGGTAGCAGGCACCAGTGTATGTTCTGACTATAAAAAATTCAGAAAGTAGAAAACTGTCTCGCAGAGTCGTGTCATTACACACTTCCTGCTgttaaacatttaaaataaaacaaccataCCATCTGGGTGGAAATGATTTGCAGTAGTCATAGGCTGAAAGACTGAGCTCGCCATCCATACTGCTGAACCTGAGGGAAAAGGGAAGGCGTGTCAATAGATACATACAGCTGTAATGTGAATGGGGAATGTGTGTCACATTAGGAGATTGGTGTATACCAGTGAATTCTGTCCAACTCCATTGGGGCACGTTGTTTTCCAAAAGTAGACCTTAGGTCAATGGGGAAATCAATGTAatttttggcaatattgttttttcacAGTCAATCATTGATCTGGGAGAACAATATGACATTGGATGAATTACATTTCATTCTGCTTTTCAATGGCTCACTCTGCAAAAACAGATCATGTGTAATTAaaattttgttttgtaaatatgaGTATAACACAACATGGAAGTATCTCCATATATTGTTTTTACCTAGTAAATGGTATTCAGAACTTGTATCCCTGCAGTGTCCAAGGTCACTCAGTGATATTACAatcaaaaaatgaatgaattccaGGCTATGATGAGTAAATGGTGGGTAATTACATTGATGTAAGTTGAGATGAGAGATAAGTTGAAATATCGAGACAATTTCCTACCATAAACACTGGATATGCCTCTCTTTGAAATGGCCACATTGACATTATAAAAGCAGCAGACACCTCCTTACCTTGTTACTTCTAAATACCAGTGAATGGGAAGAGACGAGTGATTACAGCCTCTGAGACTACAGCCGGCTATTTCTGGGACTGAACATTCTGCATTATTCTTTCTTGACCTTTAGCAAGAtggaaaaatgtctgaaaaacaTTCTCTCGATTTGTTCTCTATCGCAAGTCCACACAAGAAGACCATGTTCCACATTTTCTCCTTACATGAGCGTATTCTTATCGAAACAGGCTGACAGATGATGACAACTGAATTACACTcaacattaaaaataattaGCGATTAAATCAGTGTATGCGTCACCCATGGGCtaaaaatatttgtatatgtatatCACCCTTTTCATCAAGTTGATCTAGTCAAGTATATCTTGTGGTTAGAGCTGAAATAGTTGATTTGCTTTTTGAGCACAtaattatttcaaaatgcaaatattttccTAAAACATATCAAACATCCCTTTGAAACATTTCTGAATATTCATTAATGAATATgaattaataattttttttgttaaaatgtaGTTTAAACTATATTTACCCTGGAACCAGAATGTTTAATGACCATATGTTCATGGTTCATGGGGAGAATAGGTAAATCAGATTTAAGGGGAAGGACTAGTTTAGCTGTAATTACCTTACCACCACATCTTTACTTTATAATGAGTGTATAGGAGTTCATACCTAAACTGTCTCAAAATATTTTGGTGTTACTTACACTAATATATAGCTGGTTATTCGATATATATTTCAAAAAGTGTAactattcattttcaatgttTAACAAACATTTTGAGCACATGCATGGGTGTATTTACTCACATCCTCATGTTTCTGTGGAATTTACTGTCTATACAGTAAATACATCCTAAGTCCTGCCTCTGCAATAATCAACAACACACATCATGATATCATGGCCATTCAATGCATTTATTTCTGATATCTTAAGTAGAATTCACTCATTTTTGCAGATCTGACAAGAAAATGGCAGATTAAATATTACACGCCAAAAGGCTTGGAgacttttcatttcatcacaATACTTTTAACAGGAACATACAAATTCTGACACTAAGAAAGCTCTCTTTCACCATCACTGGGGTGTTGATTATACTATTTTCCATCAGGCAAAGCCATTCTTTTGCaacaattaaaaatatataaataaacaaatacatgttAATCAGCTCCTCAGAGATGTGCACTTTTATTGAGTGGCAGTTCAAGTTTATTAAAATGATTCTTTCAAAGTGGCATGTCACACATTTCTGGGGATGGCAGTACAATTTAGAGTGACAATTCCATTTTGGCCTCTGCTTCATCACTTAATTTACACCATGGTCTGATAGTTTTCAGTTTTCTAACTTCAAAAGTTTGTGGAAGCCGTTTTAGGTCATTGTTTGGTACAGCAGATAATGACAAAGTCACCGGAATAATAAAGCTCATTTTTCTGCAGTATACTccttttatttatcctttttCAGCAGAGCAGGCAGTTCAACCTCCTTGTGTATTTATTCTATTCAGACAGGGAGTAAGCACAGAGGGCTGACATAGATGGATCATAGTACAGAAAGTGCCATCGCAATTGGGAAATGAACCCTGGCCTCCGTAACAGATTCCTACACGAGTCTCAGAATCCATATCTCATCCTTAAAGGTGAGCGTTCTGCCTACAGTGTTGATGATGCTGGGGCAATGGATCTACTGGAAATGATTTGGTTAATTTATCAAAGCTGCAAGCAAGTTGTGCTAAATTTACAATGGtaataacacacagacacagacaggcacacacacacacacacatacaaacacacgtacacaggtaacacttaaaaataaaaacgccATGATGATAAACTCCATTCACACTTATAACACATTCATAACACTTGAAGGAGCGCTTCATTAATCGTTATATGGCACATCCTTGAATGCTCATGCAATCCTTATTTTATCTGTCACTGGGGGTCCATGTAATACTTACATGGTTTGTGACAGTAGCAGCATAGCAGTGGAACAGTGTGTCAATTTATGTAATGAAATTTCCCAAATAAAAGCTCTTCAATTGCCATTTTTAACAGAAAATCATGCCGTGGGGTTCGCCAGGGAAATCAGTGTTGTGAAAATATTCTTAGCTAGTAACTGACAGCTAATCAACCAATAGCTATGGAACTAGCAGTAGCTAATTGGTTGAACTTACAGTAATATATGCACATGtccagaggagaggatgagaagcACATTGAATGGCGGGTAACACAATGGGCTTCGCACAACATCGTCACAAAAGCTCGCTTCAAATTTCCTAACTATAAATCAAAGCCGTTCCACTGCTAGGGCACGAATGGCACAAGTATTACATGAACACTTTGTTAAAAATGATAAATTGGTTGAATCAGTATTCAGAAATGTAGGTGGTAGCTGTTTTGAAACTCTTGATCAGGTGTTATCAATGTGCTCTAAAGCTAGAGTCTCCCTCCTAccgccatacacacacacacacaatcaaccccccacccacacacactcacacactcacacagacataaGTGCATCCGTACAACTaagtgcacacatacagtcGCTAAAAACCTCGGAACAATTTAACCTGCAGTAATTAACGACCGCATTTATCAGTTGGATAAATCAttcaaacaagacaaaacatggatgcttgtttttaatgaaacaaCATTGTGCCATTAGAGGTATTTTATCAGTAACTGCAATCATAAGTACAAACATAAGAAATTACTGttaaaatagcagcagcagtatgacTTCAATGTTGACATTTACTGAGCATTTAATTTGATAAGCAGACATTTTGAATGAGCAAAAGATAAGAGGCATAAAAGCATCACGGCCATTGAAGCCTATTTaaccaaatggaaaaaaaaagaagccctCATTCATCTTTTCATGTATTGCCAAACAGATTGGATTTAAGGGAATGGAAACTATCAGGCAGAGGAGATGACGGACATGTTTTATTTCTCGACTGTTTGCTTTGAGGCTGGTCTTTGTAGACTGGCAGTCTGCTGGCATTAGAGCTCCCTCACTGCCCACGGTGCCGCTGCCGTGGGCTCGACAAACATGTAAAAGCAGCCAGTGTGACGGGGAGGGGCGCGAGAGCCGCATGCTGATCACCTCATTCACAGTCAGGCCGCACACCAGACACGCTGACATATTTCATCACCTGTAGTATTTACCAACTTTTCATCTCTGCAACCCACTACTTCAAAAATGAATCAGTCTTaatcacttttttaaaaaaaacatgttttttcttgtcatGGAGTACTTGAGCACTTCTTTCTATTTGTTATGTAAAAACTTAATGCCTTAGCAAAGGTTCAGGGCAAGACAGAAATGAAAGACGGGTGATTTTCTTCAGTAGGTAATCCCTTCTTTGTGACTCTATGATTGACTTTCTATACCAGTGTGTACACAGATAGCAGCTGAACAGGAACTGCAGAATTTCAGAATTTACTGTAAGTTGGAGTCTGAGAGTTGTCTGGAGAATATGTTGTCTTTGGGAGAGGTGTTACAATCTGCAAAGTATTGCACTCAAGAGAAGAATGTATTGCACTGTaagcaaaatatcagcatcagAGATATACTATAATTTGGACAAAAAATAACAAGAACAGGTACTGCACTTACACGCATAAGAAGTGATCTTCAGAGAGGGTTtcattggcaaaaaaaaaaaggtaaacagaaacattttctTGTTTATTACTTTGGCTTTTATCTTTTGGAAGTAACTCTCCATTCCCCAATTGTAAGTATAATGTGGACATGTGACATGCAACAATAAGTTCTTTCATATATTTTTCAAGTGGAATAAATTTTCTGCCAGTTGCAACAAAAACATTGATTGACATTCACCCCTTTGCAGTgaatgtcaaaacaaaacaaaaccactgCAGTCTATAAGCAGCGTCTTCCGATTGTTTCTTCTTTCAGCTTAATTGACTGTCTTTAAATAGTTATCACAATCCGCGTGATGATGAATAACCAAGGCAAAGAAATacatgaggaaaaaaagatTAACAACCATTACAAAAGAATCAATAAAACCATCCATTTAAAGATTTAAGACACCAAAGGGCACTccaaggcagagctgctgtgagACTCACAGACTTGGCAGTTTCATGACCATAAAGAAACTAGCAGAGCACTCGGATCACACTGAAGCTGAGAAACAGATAGATGCAGTAGATAGATTAATagtgagacaaaaagagagagatagaataATGAGAGAGTCAAAGTACACATTGAAACTGTTCTGTGGGGAATCTCCAgtagctcctctctctcttgctctctctctcttagtggGAGCACGGCCTCACCAGCGGGCCACTTGGCTTGTGTAGTCCTCAGTGGTGGTGGGGAACTCACCGTCGCCCCCTTTCCCAAACCCTCCCCCTTTCCCGCCTCTGTTTCCATCCCCCCTGCGTTTGGGAAACCAGGACCTGCCCTGCTCTCGTTGCTCCCGGAGCCAGCGCCTCTCCTCGCGCCTCTTCAAGCGCACCTCCTGGTGCTCCCGCTGGCGGGTGAACTGGAAACGCTGGAGGAACAGGTCTTTCGCATATTCGTACAACTGCACGTCCAGAAAGTTGAGCTCCTCGATGCGTATGCGCACGGGCTCGCTCAGGTCCACGTTGGCGGCGCGCGTGCTGTTGATCTGCGTGAAAGCGGCGATGAAGCGCAGGCTGAACGTCCGCTCAAACAGGTACTGCGTCTTGCGCTGGAACTCGGTCAGGCCGTAGAAGGCCATGTTCTTCAAGTTGCTCATGGCGCTGCTCAGCAGGATGTGGTTGCGCTCGCTCTCGTTCATAGAGGACAGGTTGTAGCAGCCCACCAGGCTGAGATCAGCCAGCATGCGCACTTGCCGGTTGTTGGCCAGGTTGGACGGGCAGTTCATGAACTCTGTCAGGGTGACACCGGACCAGTCGTCCCCGCTGTAGCAGGTGGGCAGCTCGTCCTGGGTGGGCGAGCGTCCATCGCACATATGGAGGGAGGTCTTCCACGTGGCTCCGCGCTGCACATGCTTCCACTCGCTCAGGTAGCGGGAGACTGGGTCGCGCAGCATGGTGATGTAGTAGAAGTTCCTGcagccaaaacaaacacagtcagAGAGCTGTGAGCACATCAACATCACAGAGGGCTGCCCTGCATTGTGCTGACAGATGGTGACTTCTCTGACTATGTATCAAACTTCAAGGTTGAATGCTAATTGGCAAACTGAAAGTTTCCCTAATGAGATTATCAgagagttctctctctctgttgcccttGAATATTAAGCCTTTGCATCAGAGAGATATAAGTGATCAAACAAAGTGCAGCTAGAAGTCACTTTTTCATCCCACTGTTTTTTCATACCTGCCAGCATTGAGAATTATTGAAAATGAAGGCATAATGATTATCCCATGTATATGAACAGAAATCAAGCAAAACTGACCTACCAAGTCCTGAACCTCTCAGTGTTTAAGAATAATGAGGTTTCAGTTTGGTGTGGCTCAAATCTTTTGCGGTTTTAACTGGGTATTCTAGCCATCATTTATCTACCAATCACAGCAAGGCTTTTTAGAGGAGAAAATGTATTCCACTGGCATTTTGGTGGTGAGGAGCTGGTAAATGAATGCTATTCCTTTTTATACACACCACTGCCTCTCCTCCAGAGAGTGACTATCTCCTCAATCCTTGTAAGCCTAAGGACAGCCACTGA
This genomic window contains:
- the hs6st3b gene encoding heparan-sulfate 6-O-sulfotransferase 3-B, with translation MMDDRSSKLILVPILAVLFVMIGYQYICPAGSNSCHFKTGEKLRGVSLLSTPYQDSDDFYRDQDLEEDSPPKLPSKFNFTERDLERHVEFNIKGDDVIVFLHIQKTGGTTFGRHLVRNIRLEQPCDCKPGQKKCTCHRPGKEESWLFSRFSTGWSCGLHADWTELTNCVPVIMDKKEAQKNRRNFYYITMLRDPVSRYLSEWKHVQRGATWKTSLHMCDGRSPTQDELPTCYSGDDWSGVTLTEFMNCPSNLANNRQVRMLADLSLVGCYNLSSMNESERNHILLSSAMSNLKNMAFYGLTEFQRKTQYLFERTFSLRFIAAFTQINSTRAANVDLSEPVRIRIEELNFLDVQLYEYAKDLFLQRFQFTRQREHQEVRLKRREERRWLREQREQGRSWFPKRRGDGNRGGKGGGFGKGGDGEFPTTTEDYTSQVARW